The Halalkalibacter krulwichiae genome has a segment encoding these proteins:
- a CDS encoding DUF6609 family protein: protein MTGIREYNTQRTCGVWLVYIGVIVIVSALLGGDLLIQPLVLGIGYFVGFLLILVFPFVNRKLAYGKSTKFQDRMDNIAIVLNVVLCTACGLLIGFENVRLFWLSIFIVVGVHFFGFYFSQGRSMIVLGLLTVVNGLLGLVLIGVPFIVFALLDGGLKLLVGLKMFTMKREVNVPSEHLFS from the coding sequence TTGACCGGGATCAGAGAGTATAACACGCAAAGAACGTGTGGGGTTTGGTTAGTGTATATCGGGGTTATTGTGATTGTTTCCGCGCTGCTTGGTGGTGATTTACTTATTCAACCGCTCGTGTTAGGGATTGGTTATTTTGTTGGGTTTCTGTTGATTCTTGTGTTTCCGTTTGTGAATCGGAAGTTGGCTTATGGGAAGAGTACGAAGTTTCAGGATCGGATGGATAACATAGCGATCGTCTTGAATGTCGTGTTATGTACAGCTTGTGGGTTGCTTATTGGTTTTGAGAATGTAAGGTTGTTTTGGTTAAGTATTTTTATCGTGGTTGGGGTTCATTTCTTTGGTTTTTATTTTTCTCAAGGGAGGAGCATGATTGTTTTAGGCCTTTTAACGGTTGTGAATGGTTTGCTTGGGTTAGTCCTGATCGGTGTTCCTTTTATTGTTTTTGCGCTTCTTGATGGGGGCTTAAAGTTACTCGTTGGGTTAAAGATGTTTACTATGAAGCGTGAGGTGAATGTGCCTTCAGAGCATTTGTTTTCTTGA
- a CDS encoding DUF4179 domain-containing protein: MKKSHDPLEKFPQEQVRSAIRSGINQAKEQRDKQTRVASKRRKRLYALGSVAAAFAILVGSSYVSPALASSLAQIPIIGSVFGNSDLIGLQQAQKKGLTNEIGETQTVNGISVTLAELLYDQNNITLGLFIESDEELDPFYFGAGMDFTINGRNPAGATGSYGEEILSTTTRTAIQEINVTDDMPEQFELGLMLRGEKGETWYFSTPVEKMTDIQTIPVQHTQTVDGVTLTVKEMSVSETGLSIAYESSEEETDFDLSRGGNIEFLIEDQDGNEVAGRSGGVTGERVKDSIVFKSNKQFDPIDSTVTELTITPYVVIPSAGGGVEIDENGNEKEIEYKGDSIKPIEFSSFQVQIK; the protein is encoded by the coding sequence ATGAAAAAGTCACATGATCCCCTCGAGAAGTTTCCACAAGAACAAGTTCGTTCCGCGATTCGTTCGGGCATTAATCAAGCGAAAGAGCAAAGAGATAAGCAAACTCGAGTTGCTAGTAAGCGAAGAAAACGCCTATATGCTTTAGGCAGCGTGGCGGCGGCTTTTGCAATTTTGGTTGGGTCTTCTTACGTTTCTCCGGCTTTGGCTAGTAGTTTGGCGCAAATCCCTATTATCGGTTCTGTTTTCGGAAATTCGGATTTGATCGGTCTGCAACAAGCTCAAAAAAAGGGGCTAACGAATGAAATTGGCGAGACGCAGACGGTCAATGGCATTTCCGTTACGCTTGCTGAATTATTATATGATCAAAATAATATTACGCTCGGTCTTTTCATTGAATCCGACGAGGAGCTTGATCCATTTTACTTTGGTGCAGGGATGGATTTTACGATTAATGGTAGAAATCCAGCTGGGGCAACCGGAAGTTACGGTGAAGAAATTCTTTCGACAACGACTCGTACAGCGATTCAGGAGATCAATGTGACTGACGACATGCCGGAGCAGTTCGAACTCGGATTAATGTTACGTGGGGAAAAGGGAGAAACGTGGTATTTCTCCACTCCTGTTGAAAAAATGACCGATATTCAGACGATTCCTGTTCAACATACACAGACAGTTGATGGAGTAACCCTCACTGTAAAAGAAATGTCTGTAAGTGAAACGGGGCTAAGCATCGCCTATGAAAGTTCGGAAGAGGAAACGGATTTTGATCTGAGCCGTGGAGGGAATATTGAGTTTCTGATTGAGGATCAAGATGGAAATGAGGTTGCAGGACGCTCGGGTGGTGTAACAGGTGAAAGAGTGAAGGATTCGATCGTGTTCAAGAGTAATAAGCAATTTGATCCGATTGATTCTACTGTTACCGAATTGACGATCACTCCTTATGTAGTCATTCCCTCAGCTGGAGGAGGAGTGGAAATAGACGAAAATGGCAACGAAAAAGAGATAGAATATAAGGGCGATTCTATTAAGCCGATTGAGTTTTCCTCTTTTCAAGTACAAATAAAGTAA
- a CDS encoding YczE/YyaS/YitT family protein: protein MRRRISVYLIGLAVAALGIALVIKSGAGTGPWDTVAVGLHLHLGLTIGTWAILSQGLLIFVTSIIERKGPQFLSLVVLVVRSLFLDFWLYLVLRNVDFTSSIGMQWLTFTIGLLLLGTGIGIYLLSKFAASPVDGLMVAIHQRFGLSFTVSRIIIEATAVCLGFLLGGPVGLGTIIMALTLGRIVQSSYSLFQKLSNKEQQSLSA, encoded by the coding sequence GTGAGGAGAAGAATTAGTGTTTATCTGATTGGTTTGGCGGTTGCGGCATTAGGAATCGCGCTCGTAATTAAATCCGGAGCTGGTACGGGTCCTTGGGACACGGTTGCCGTAGGGCTGCATTTACACTTGGGATTAACGATCGGGACTTGGGCGATTCTCTCACAAGGACTTCTAATTTTTGTGACGAGTATCATCGAGAGAAAAGGACCACAGTTTTTATCCCTAGTTGTGTTAGTAGTGAGAAGTTTGTTCCTCGATTTTTGGCTCTATCTTGTGTTACGCAACGTTGATTTCACCTCTTCGATCGGCATGCAATGGCTGACTTTTACGATTGGTCTCTTATTACTCGGCACTGGAATTGGTATTTACTTATTATCAAAGTTTGCCGCATCTCCTGTTGACGGCTTGATGGTTGCCATTCATCAGCGCTTTGGACTTAGTTTTACCGTTTCGAGAATCATCATCGAAGCAACAGCGGTTTGCCTAGGCTTTCTGTTAGGGGGTCCAGTCGGGCTCGGAACCATCATCATGGCTCTAACGTTAGGAAGAATTGTGCAGAGTTCCTACAGTCTTTTTCAAAAACTATCGAATAAAGAACAACAATCTCTTTCGGCCTAA
- a CDS encoding PadR family transcriptional regulator: MLKGILEGCILKIIAEKEVYGYELATKLHESGFSAVSEGSIYPLLIRMNKEGLIEGTLKKSSAGPNRKYYRITEKGEEELNDFIINWNELKTGVDQLLKEEKQ; this comes from the coding sequence ATGCTAAAAGGAATCCTTGAAGGGTGTATATTAAAAATCATTGCTGAAAAAGAGGTATATGGGTATGAACTCGCTACGAAACTTCATGAGAGTGGATTTTCTGCGGTGAGTGAAGGGTCTATTTATCCTTTATTAATCAGGATGAACAAAGAAGGTTTAATTGAAGGAACGTTGAAAAAGTCTAGCGCAGGACCGAACAGAAAGTATTATCGGATTACGGAAAAAGGCGAGGAAGAACTGAATGATTTCATCATCAATTGGAACGAATTAAAAACGGGAGTTGATCAATTATTAAAGGAGGAGAAACAATGA
- a CDS encoding HAAS domain-containing protein, protein MKLSLESEKFLQDLRGYLFTKGVKHEEVDDFIQEAEGHLLEGEQHGKNVQQIFGCTPKEYANDLVKAMGASFRRPFALISQIVLILISYQISTTGLTENLSFTFVELVGYPLVYIGFLLVVGIGVRIASFKGRKLQDLVLVISVAIGMLAMVAVFLVNSRIAEPFIVLGSSGSLVVTGIFLSIFLIMIQRLLGWFGLLGALALLMLHASVTTFFL, encoded by the coding sequence ATGAAACTATCGTTGGAAAGTGAAAAATTTTTACAAGATTTGAGAGGTTATCTCTTTACGAAAGGTGTGAAACATGAAGAAGTAGATGACTTCATCCAAGAAGCGGAAGGGCATTTACTAGAAGGTGAGCAACATGGAAAGAATGTTCAGCAGATCTTTGGTTGTACCCCGAAAGAATATGCCAATGACCTTGTAAAGGCGATGGGGGCTTCGTTTCGAAGACCTTTCGCTTTGATCAGTCAAATTGTCCTCATTTTGATCAGTTATCAAATTTCAACAACGGGATTAACGGAGAATCTGAGTTTTACATTCGTTGAATTAGTGGGATACCCGCTTGTTTATATAGGGTTTCTATTAGTTGTCGGTATTGGGGTGCGTATTGCAAGTTTTAAAGGGAGAAAACTGCAAGATCTCGTTTTAGTCATAAGTGTAGCAATTGGGATGTTGGCGATGGTTGCGGTGTTTCTTGTGAACTCAAGAATCGCTGAACCTTTCATCGTACTCGGTTCAAGCGGAAGTCTAGTCGTAACAGGAATCTTTCTCTCTATTTTTCTAATCATGATTCAAAGGTTATTAGGTTGGTTTGGTCTTCTAGGAGCTCTGGCCCTGTTGATGCTTCATGCTTCGGTTACTACTTTTTTTCTTTAA
- a CDS encoding sigma-70 family RNA polymerase sigma factor encodes MEQDLNTVKRAMNGDAEAFEELLFQVEKRLYYKALSYVGKKEEALDAIQETACKAFLAIGQLRNPEFFSTWLFRILIRECYRLLRERDQMIPYEESELLKRLDYKQDEVFDSFHLHEALSKLNPSYQTSVILFYYHDLSIKDIAEVMEKPVGTVKTYLRRAKKLLRSELERSYQLNEKVT; translated from the coding sequence ATGGAACAGGATCTAAATACGGTAAAAAGAGCGATGAATGGTGATGCTGAGGCGTTTGAGGAATTGCTTTTTCAAGTAGAAAAAAGACTCTACTATAAGGCGCTTTCCTACGTTGGGAAAAAGGAGGAGGCTTTGGATGCTATTCAGGAAACGGCGTGCAAGGCGTTTCTTGCGATTGGGCAATTGCGGAATCCGGAATTTTTTTCAACGTGGCTGTTTCGGATTCTCATACGTGAATGTTACAGGTTGTTACGAGAGCGCGATCAGATGATTCCTTATGAGGAAAGCGAGTTGTTGAAGCGACTAGATTACAAGCAGGACGAGGTGTTTGATTCCTTTCATTTACATGAGGCACTGTCAAAATTAAATCCGTCCTATCAAACATCGGTGATCTTATTTTACTATCATGACTTATCGATTAAGGATATTGCTGAGGTAATGGAGAAGCCGGTTGGGACAGTAAAAACGTATTTACGTAGAGCGAAGAAACTATTGAGAAGTGAATTGGAAAGGAGTTATCAATTAAATGAAAAAGTCACATGA
- a CDS encoding DUF3953 domain-containing protein, protein MLKTVRLILAIVIVLLAGFSIVTQNFDYMAFLMLKLSILMFVSGVIDLRADNKRGYMSIIASLFVLFVSIEGFLYL, encoded by the coding sequence ATGTTAAAAACAGTAAGGCTAATTCTAGCTATTGTAATCGTTCTGTTGGCAGGCTTTAGTATCGTCACTCAAAACTTTGATTATATGGCCTTTTTGATGTTGAAATTGTCTATTTTGATGTTTGTTTCAGGGGTCATTGACCTTCGAGCCGATAACAAAAGGGGCTACATGAGTATCATTGCTTCTTTATTTGTTCTTTTTGTATCGATAGAAGGGTTCCTATATCTTTGA
- a CDS encoding catalase yields the protein MAENGRTGSSNHEDDVTREELTTRQGHPVRDNQNIRTVGNRGPATLENYHFIEKISHFDREEVPERVVHARGSGAFGYFETYGKVGDEPVEKYTRAKVFSGAGKKTPLMVRFSTVAGAKDSPETARDPRGFAVKMYTEDGNWDLVGNNLKIFFIRDAMKFPDMIHAFKPDPASNVPNPERMFDFVSRTPEATHMITFLFSPWGIPATYRHMQGSGVNTYKWVNEKGEAVLVKYHWEPKQGIRNLTQEEANEIQAKNVGHATQDLYEAIDNGDYPEWELFVQIMEDDYHPELDFDPLDDTKLWPEDQFPWLPVGRMVLDRNPVDFHSEIEQAAFGTGVLVDGMDFSDDKMLQGRTFSYSDTQRYRVGANYLKLPVNAPKAPVRTNQQRGQMDVRDPKESGDNPHINYEPSMLGGFKEASKENHNPHQPTYNDALKSEPIDRPNNYGQAGHTYRSFDDWERDELIKNLSDALAVCHERIQNAMIEHFTQADEEYGRRVKEALEMKIKEMKEMNAENNVPGREAGQSKYGQGSIAANEATKDAVNKSHETGPY from the coding sequence ATGGCGGAAAACGGAAGAACCGGTTCTTCTAATCATGAGGATGATGTAACGCGGGAGGAACTGACAACTCGTCAGGGGCATCCTGTCAGAGATAATCAGAATATCCGAACCGTTGGCAACCGTGGTCCAGCGACTCTTGAAAATTATCATTTCATCGAAAAAATTTCCCACTTCGATCGAGAAGAGGTACCAGAGCGTGTCGTCCATGCACGAGGGTCGGGCGCCTTTGGTTATTTTGAAACGTATGGAAAAGTAGGCGATGAGCCGGTAGAAAAGTATACTCGTGCGAAAGTGTTTTCTGGTGCAGGAAAGAAAACACCGCTAATGGTTCGCTTTTCGACAGTAGCAGGGGCGAAGGATTCTCCTGAAACAGCACGAGATCCACGCGGTTTTGCGGTTAAAATGTATACGGAGGATGGAAATTGGGATTTAGTTGGGAATAACTTGAAAATCTTCTTTATCCGTGATGCGATGAAGTTCCCTGATATGATTCACGCATTTAAGCCAGATCCTGCTTCAAACGTGCCAAATCCTGAGCGGATGTTTGATTTCGTGTCTCGTACACCTGAAGCAACACATATGATTACATTTCTATTCTCGCCATGGGGGATCCCTGCAACCTATCGCCATATGCAAGGTTCCGGGGTTAACACGTATAAGTGGGTAAATGAAAAAGGAGAAGCTGTGTTGGTGAAGTATCACTGGGAGCCGAAGCAAGGGATTCGAAATTTAACCCAAGAAGAGGCAAACGAGATCCAAGCGAAAAATGTAGGTCATGCGACACAAGATCTCTATGAAGCGATTGACAATGGAGATTATCCAGAGTGGGAGCTCTTTGTTCAAATTATGGAGGATGATTATCATCCGGAACTAGATTTTGATCCGCTCGATGATACGAAACTTTGGCCAGAGGACCAGTTCCCTTGGTTGCCAGTAGGACGTATGGTTCTTGATCGTAATCCAGTTGATTTTCATTCAGAGATTGAACAAGCCGCTTTCGGTACTGGGGTTCTTGTTGATGGAATGGACTTCTCAGATGACAAAATGCTGCAAGGACGCACGTTCTCTTACTCTGATACACAGCGCTACCGTGTTGGCGCGAACTATTTGAAGTTGCCAGTCAATGCACCGAAAGCGCCTGTTCGCACAAATCAGCAACGTGGCCAAATGGATGTGCGCGATCCGAAAGAGTCTGGAGACAATCCGCATATTAACTATGAGCCATCTATGCTTGGCGGCTTTAAGGAAGCGAGCAAAGAAAACCACAACCCACATCAACCAACGTACAATGATGCCTTAAAGAGTGAGCCGATCGACCGTCCTAATAACTACGGTCAAGCCGGCCATACGTACCGCAGCTTTGATGATTGGGAGCGCGATGAACTAATCAAAAACCTTTCCGACGCACTTGCTGTCTGTCACGAGCGTATCCAAAATGCGATGATTGAGCACTTTACACAAGCTGATGAAGAATACGGCCGTCGAGTCAAGGAAGCGTTGGAAATGAAAATCAAAGAAATGAAAGAAATGAATGCGGAAAACAACGTACCAGGTCGTGAAGCTGGTCAATCCAAATATGGCCAAGGCTCAATCGCAGCAAACGAAGCAACAAAAGATGCTGTGAACAAAAGCCACGAAACAGGACCTTATTAA